ACCTCGGCGTCGGCGGGATCGTCACGCAGGGTGCGCAGGAACAGCTCGGACATGCGGGTGATCACAGCGGGCCAGCTTAGCCGCCGGGCAGAGCCTCGGAGCTCGCCGGCTCCGGAGCGTCGAGCGCGCCTAGATCACAACTCGCCGGCGTCGATCGCGTCCTTGACCTCCTGGGCGTGCGCGACCTGTTCGGAGGTGTAGCCGATCAACAGCGCCGCACCGCCGACGAGGACCGCGACCGCGGCCACCCACAGCAGCCCGTAGGTGTAGCCGGCGTCGAGCGCGCCCAACTGGGTGGTGTCCATGTTCTTCACCGGCCCGGTGGTGCCGCCGAGGTAGAGCGTGCGAGAGGTGATCACGGCCTGGACGATGGCCAGCACGACGGGGCCGCCGAGGTTCTGCAGCATCAGCGTGATCGCCGACACCGGGCCGATCTGGTCGAAACCGACACCGGCGATGGCTGACAGCATCAGCGCGACGAAGATGATGCCGATCCCGACGCCGCCGACCACGAGCGGGATCACCAGGTTCGGGAAATAGGGGATGCCGCTGTTGAGCGTCGAGCCGTAGATCATCGCCCCCAGCACCAGAACACCACCGGAGATCACCAGGATTCGCGGCGGGACAATCGGAACCAGTTGCGAGGAGAGGGCCAACCCGATACCCATCGCGATGGCGAAGGGGATGAAACCGATACCGGCGCGCAGCGGGCTGTAGCCCAGGATGTCCTGCACGTAGAGGCCGATCAGCACCGACAGGGTGAACATGACGCCGCCGGCCAGGAAGACGGCCGCGAACGTGGCCAGCCGGTTGCGGTCCTTGAACAGCTCGAAGGGCACCACCGGGTTCTCCGCGAAGCGCTCAACGAAGATGAAGGCGAGCAGGAAGACGCCGGCGGCGACGATCGAGGTGATGGTGACCGGCGACAGCCAGCCCTTCTCCGGACCCATCGAGAAACCGAATACGGCGGCGGTGCAGCCCAGCGTCGCGAGCAGCGCGCCCGTCGCGTCGAGTTTGAGCCGCTCTTTGTGCGTCTCACGGAGCGCGGTGTGAGCCAGGTAGAGAATCAACAAGCCGATCGGGGCGTTGACCAGGAACGCCAGCCGCCACGACACCTCGGTGAGCGCGCCGCCGACGACCAGGCCCATCACCGAGCCGACGCCGGTCATCGCGGCGAACACTGCGGTGGCCGCGTTACGCGCCGGGCCCTTCGGGAAAGTCGTGGCGACGAGCGCCAGAGCGGTCGGCGAGGCGATCGCGGCACCGACGCCCTGCAGCAGCCGGGCGATCACCAGCGTGGCCTCGTCCCATGCGATGCCACACAGGATCGAGGCGATGGTGAACAGCGCGACGCCCACGATGAAGGTGCGCTTGCGCCCGATGGTGTCGCCGAGGCGGCCACCGAGGAGCA
Above is a window of Mycolicibacterium baixiangningiae DNA encoding:
- a CDS encoding MFS transporter; this encodes MTALNDAERAAMIRDAEGRAKRAQPMSAEQTPAAQTNKAPTWLPSRRFFAAVIAIAGMQLMATMDGTIAIVALPKIQDALNLSDAGRSWVITAYVLTFGGLMLLGGRLGDTIGRKRTFIVGVALFTIASILCGIAWDEATLVIARLLQGVGAAIASPTALALVATTFPKGPARNAATAVFAAMTGVGSVMGLVVGGALTEVSWRLAFLVNAPIGLLILYLAHTALRETHKERLKLDATGALLATLGCTAAVFGFSMGPEKGWLSPVTITSIVAAGVFLLAFIFVERFAENPVVPFELFKDRNRLATFAAVFLAGGVMFTLSVLIGLYVQDILGYSPLRAGIGFIPFAIAMGIGLALSSQLVPIVPPRILVISGGVLVLGAMIYGSTLNSGIPYFPNLVIPLVVGGVGIGIIFVALMLSAIAGVGFDQIGPVSAITLMLQNLGGPVVLAIVQAVITSRTLYLGGTTGPVKNMDTTQLGALDAGYTYGLLWVAAVAVLVGGAALLIGYTSEQVAHAQEVKDAIDAGEL